In Urechidicola croceus, a single window of DNA contains:
- a CDS encoding HYC_CC_PP family protein — protein MKKFFNKTISLALSLIVLFSTVSFTVDKHFCGEHLMDVAVFSAAENCGMEMIQKTSHEVQVKKKSCCRNEFQIVEGNSLEQQAIQKMEFPQLYFVVAFISLFTESFDNSIEQSYCYYDPPLVKKDITVLFENFRI, from the coding sequence ATGAAAAAGTTTTTTAACAAAACAATATCTTTAGCATTATCGTTGATAGTGCTTTTTTCAACTGTATCTTTTACAGTAGACAAGCATTTTTGTGGAGAACACTTAATGGATGTTGCCGTTTTTTCAGCTGCAGAAAATTGTGGGATGGAGATGATTCAAAAGACATCTCATGAAGTTCAAGTAAAGAAAAAATCTTGTTGTAGAAATGAATTCCAAATTGTAGAAGGGAATTCTCTTGAGCAACAAGCAATTCAAAAAATGGAGTTTCCACAATTGTATTTTGTAGTTGCTTTTATTTCTTTATTTACTGAATCTTTTGATAATTCAATAGAACAATCTTATTGCTATTATGACCCACCTCTGGTCAAAAAAGATATAACTGTACTTTTCGAAAATTTTAGAATTTGA
- a CDS encoding EF-hand domain-containing protein yields MGSKKQKQILEKIRIVITGHFDTPEDAFSFFDKNNDGSLSKIEIIALLKQAEISGFLRGFVASKLLHGYDFTDDNNIQWTEFKKALKEIG; encoded by the coding sequence ATGGGAAGTAAAAAACAAAAACAAATTTTAGAAAAAATTAGAATTGTAATTACAGGTCACTTTGATACACCAGAAGATGCATTTAGTTTTTTTGATAAAAACAATGACGGATCCCTATCAAAAATAGAAATCATCGCTCTTCTAAAGCAAGCGGAAATTAGCGGATTTTTACGAGGGTTTGTTGCATCCAAACTTTTACATGGCTACGATTTTACAGATGATAACAATATACAATGGACTGAGTTCAAAAAGGCACTAAAAGAAATTGGCTAG
- a CDS encoding heavy-metal-associated domain-containing protein, translating into MKKLFLFFGLGLMTMSLSAQNKNAKAQVEVDGVCLMCKARIEKAALTTKGVKYVNWDVESHLLSLIFDENKTNLKAIQENVAAVGHDTQEIQCSISSYNNLHPCCKYKEEEVLEDHKKE; encoded by the coding sequence ATGAAAAAACTATTTTTATTTTTTGGATTAGGATTAATGACTATGTCATTATCAGCACAAAACAAAAATGCAAAAGCGCAAGTAGAAGTTGATGGAGTATGTTTAATGTGTAAAGCACGTATTGAAAAAGCAGCATTAACAACTAAAGGAGTGAAATATGTAAATTGGGATGTTGAATCGCATTTACTTTCTTTAATTTTTGATGAAAATAAGACAAATTTAAAAGCGATTCAGGAAAATGTAGCTGCAGTAGGTCATGATACACAAGAGATACAATGCTCTATTAGTTCATATAACAATCTACATCCTTGTTGCAAATACAAAGAAGAGGAAGTGCTAGAAGATCATAAAAAAGAATAG
- a CDS encoding sigma-54 interaction domain-containing protein: MENLQALKQRFEIIGNDPQLNRSLEKAIRVAPTDISVLVTGESGVGKESIPKIIHALSHRKHAKYIAVNCGAIPEGTIDSELFGHEKGSFTGATSTRNGYFEVADGGTIFLDEVGELPLTTQVRLLRVLENGEFIKVGSSKVQKTNVRIVAATNLKMHDAIEKGKFREDLYYRLSTIEIDLPPLRKRKDDIHLLFRKFASDFAQKYKMPTIRLTDDAISRLQNYDFPGNIRQLRNIAEQISVVEESRSVNSEKLSQYLPQGNRNLPSVISDTKSKSDFANEREIMYKVLFDMRSDINDLKKLTLDLMKHGNNDNFEEKNQQLINKIYNEEKPEVIRDNNVEVVYPQKKYQTEVDDYDFAETIDEDETLSLQDKEFEMIKKSLERNSGKRKLAAQELGISERTLYRKIKQYDL; the protein is encoded by the coding sequence ATGGAAAACTTACAAGCACTTAAACAACGTTTTGAAATTATAGGAAACGACCCTCAATTAAATCGTTCTCTTGAAAAAGCAATTCGAGTTGCTCCTACCGATATTTCTGTATTGGTTACAGGAGAAAGCGGTGTAGGTAAAGAAAGTATACCAAAAATAATTCATGCTTTATCACATCGTAAACATGCAAAATATATAGCTGTTAACTGTGGCGCAATACCAGAAGGAACTATAGATAGTGAACTATTCGGTCATGAAAAAGGTTCTTTTACTGGTGCTACATCAACAAGAAATGGTTATTTTGAAGTTGCAGATGGCGGAACCATATTTTTAGATGAAGTTGGGGAGCTTCCACTCACCACACAAGTACGCCTATTACGTGTTTTAGAAAATGGCGAATTCATTAAAGTTGGTTCAAGTAAAGTTCAAAAAACAAATGTACGTATAGTTGCTGCAACAAATTTAAAAATGCACGACGCAATTGAAAAAGGAAAGTTTCGAGAAGATTTATACTATAGGTTAAGCACTATTGAAATAGACCTTCCTCCACTTAGAAAAAGAAAAGATGATATTCATTTATTATTTAGAAAGTTTGCTTCAGATTTTGCCCAAAAATATAAAATGCCTACTATACGCTTAACTGATGATGCAATTTCAAGGCTTCAAAACTATGATTTCCCTGGAAATATTAGACAGTTACGAAATATTGCAGAACAAATATCCGTTGTAGAAGAAAGTAGAAGTGTTAATTCTGAAAAATTATCACAATATTTACCCCAAGGAAACAGAAATCTACCTTCAGTCATTTCTGATACAAAATCAAAATCAGATTTTGCCAATGAGCGTGAAATAATGTACAAGGTTTTATTTGATATGAGAAGTGATATTAATGATTTAAAAAAATTGACTTTAGATTTAATGAAACATGGAAATAATGACAATTTCGAAGAAAAAAATCAACAGTTAATTAACAAAATATATAATGAGGAAAAACCAGAAGTGATTAGAGATAATAACGTTGAAGTAGTCTACCCTCAAAAAAAATATCAAACTGAAGTAGACGATTATGACTTTGCAGAAACAATAGATGAAGACGAAACATTATCCCTTCAGGATAAAGAATTTGAAATGATAAAAAAATCTCTTGAACGCAATAGTGGAAAACGTAAATTAGCGGCACAAGAACTTGGTATATCTGAAAGAACCTTGTACCGAAAAATAAAACAATACGACCTATAG
- the secG gene encoding preprotein translocase subunit SecG, whose amino-acid sequence MSYTLFLVLIMIVAVLLVLIIMVQNPKGGGLSSSFGGSGSQSIGGGVQSTTNFLDKSTWTLSIALLALILLSNFAVPNKDNLPEDTMIQETLDNRDVQDLPTQAPTTTDTIQ is encoded by the coding sequence ATGAGTTATACACTATTTTTAGTTTTGATTATGATTGTAGCAGTGCTACTCGTATTAATTATAATGGTTCAAAATCCAAAAGGCGGAGGGTTATCTTCTTCATTTGGAGGCAGTGGATCTCAATCAATTGGCGGTGGAGTTCAAAGCACAACTAACTTTTTAGATAAAAGTACATGGACACTTTCGATTGCTTTATTAGCGTTGATTTTATTATCTAATTTTGCTGTGCCAAATAAAGATAATTTACCAGAAGATACAATGATACAAGAAACTCTAGACAATAGAGATGTACAAGATCTTCCTACTCAAGCGCCAACAACAACTGACACAATACAATAA
- a CDS encoding co-chaperone GroES: protein MSKINIKPLADRVLVEPAPAETTTASGIIIPDSAKEKPQRGKVVAVGKGTKDEPTTVKVGDTVLYGKYAGTELTVDGNDYLIMRESDIFAIL, encoded by the coding sequence ATGAGTAAAATAAACATAAAACCATTAGCTGATAGAGTTTTGGTTGAACCAGCACCTGCTGAAACAACAACCGCTAGCGGAATCATCATTCCTGATTCAGCAAAAGAGAAACCACAAAGAGGAAAAGTTGTTGCTGTTGGTAAAGGTACTAAAGACGAACCAACAACTGTAAAAGTTGGAGATACTGTTCTTTATGGAAAATACGCAGGAACAGAATTAACTGTAGATGGAAATGATTATTTAATAATGAGAGAAAGCGATATTTTCGCAATCCTTTAA
- a CDS encoding LptE family protein, with protein MKKTFYTISIFLLLISTQSCGIYSFGGVTLHEDVKTVQIDYFPNNAPLIEPTLSQQFTLALQDIFISQTNLDLVKSDGDIIFEGEITGYRINPMTATADQTAAQNRLTITVNVRYYNKYEEEKEFEQTFSFFHDYDAQAQLTGSILDDAFSVIFERITQDIFNASVAQW; from the coding sequence ATGAAAAAAACTTTTTATACAATTAGTATATTTTTACTATTAATATCAACTCAAAGTTGTGGTATTTATTCATTTGGAGGTGTAACATTACATGAAGATGTAAAAACTGTTCAAATTGATTATTTTCCAAACAACGCACCATTAATCGAACCAACTTTAAGTCAGCAATTCACATTAGCATTGCAAGACATATTTATAAGTCAAACAAATCTTGATTTGGTTAAAAGTGATGGTGATATTATATTTGAAGGCGAAATTACAGGTTATAGAATCAATCCTATGACGGCAACCGCCGATCAAACTGCCGCTCAAAATAGATTGACAATTACTGTGAATGTTCGTTATTATAATAAATATGAAGAAGAAAAAGAATTTGAACAAACTTTCTCCTTTTTTCATGATTATGATGCTCAGGCACAACTTACTGGCAGTATTTTAGATGATGCTTTTTCAGTCATTTTTGAAAGAATAACACAAGATATATTTAATGCTTCAGTAGCACAGTGGTAA
- a CDS encoding radical SAM protein, with protein MPERNYTYYDFTTSLCEKCLRRVDAKIIFQEEKVYMLKRCPDHGYSKVLIADDIEYYKQIRNYNKVSEMPLKFNTKTDYGCPYDCGLCSDHEQHSCLTVIEVTDRCNLTCPTCYAGSSPHFGRHRTLEEVEKMLDTIVENEGEPDVVQLSGGEPTIHPQFFEILDLAKSKPIKHLMLNTNGVRIAKDKEFVKRLASYQPDFEIYLQFDSFKPEVLESLRGKDLLEVRRKAIENLNEVNLSTTLVITLQKGFNDDEIGKIIEYALKQKCVRGVTFQPTQIAGRLDNFNSETDRITLTEVRRKILEQAPIFNSDDLIPVPCNPDALVMGYVLKIDNEVFPLTRYINPEDLLNNSKNTIIYEQDEKLHKHMLNLFSTGNSVETAQEELHSILCCLPQIEAPNLTYDNLFRIIIMQFVDAYNFDVRAIKKSCVHIVNKDYKIIPFETMNLFYRDDKVERLEELKKMN; from the coding sequence ATGCCTGAAAGAAATTACACATACTACGATTTCACTACAAGTCTATGTGAAAAATGTTTGAGAAGGGTAGATGCTAAAATTATTTTTCAAGAAGAAAAAGTTTATATGTTGAAGCGTTGTCCTGATCATGGTTATTCTAAAGTTTTAATTGCTGATGATATAGAATATTATAAACAAATCAGAAATTATAACAAAGTGTCGGAAATGCCCTTAAAATTCAATACTAAAACAGATTATGGTTGCCCTTATGATTGTGGCTTGTGTTCAGATCATGAACAACATTCATGCTTGACTGTTATTGAAGTTACCGATAGATGTAACTTGACTTGTCCAACTTGCTATGCAGGTTCTTCACCACATTTTGGTAGACATAGAACTCTTGAAGAAGTTGAAAAAATGTTGGATACAATAGTTGAAAATGAAGGAGAGCCTGATGTGGTTCAACTAAGTGGAGGTGAGCCAACAATTCATCCTCAGTTTTTTGAAATATTGGATTTGGCAAAATCTAAACCAATAAAGCATTTGATGCTCAATACGAATGGAGTTCGTATTGCAAAAGATAAAGAGTTTGTCAAGCGTCTAGCATCATATCAACCAGATTTTGAAATATATTTACAGTTTGATTCCTTTAAACCAGAAGTTTTAGAATCTCTAAGAGGTAAAGATTTGTTGGAAGTTAGAAGAAAAGCAATTGAAAATTTAAATGAAGTTAACTTATCAACAACACTTGTAATTACTTTGCAAAAAGGGTTTAATGATGATGAAATTGGGAAGATAATTGAATATGCTTTGAAACAAAAATGCGTTCGAGGTGTAACTTTTCAGCCAACTCAAATAGCAGGGCGTTTAGATAATTTTAATTCTGAAACTGATAGAATAACCTTAACAGAAGTTCGACGTAAAATTTTAGAACAAGCACCAATTTTTAATTCTGATGATTTGATTCCAGTTCCTTGTAATCCGGATGCTTTAGTCATGGGTTATGTATTGAAAATTGATAATGAAGTATTTCCGTTGACAAGGTATATCAATCCAGAAGATTTATTAAACAATTCTAAAAACACTATTATATATGAACAGGATGAAAAGTTGCATAAACATATGTTGAATTTGTTTAGTACAGGTAATTCCGTTGAAACTGCACAAGAAGAATTACATTCAATATTGTGTTGTTTACCTCAGATTGAAGCGCCAAATTTGACCTATGATAATTTATTTAGAATTATCATTATGCAATTTGTAGACGCCTATAATTTTGATGTAAGAGCAATTAAGAAATCTTGTGTTCATATAGTAAACAAAGATTATAAAATCATTCCATTTGAAACTATGAATTTGTTTTATAGAGATGATAAAGTAGAGCGTTTAGAAGAACTAAAAAAAATGAATTAG
- a CDS encoding prolipoprotein diacylglyceryl transferase family protein, translated as MTFPVTFDFFGKEYNAHFIFETLAFFIAFRYYVLLKKQEGDEIKSINRLVIILGATIGALIGSRFLGILENPVDIFKSSFIDIYKSKTIIGGLIGGLISVEFFKKLLKEKKSSGDLFVFPLILGILIGRVGCFFAGISEPTYGIETTFFTGIDLGDGLLRHPTALYEILFLFTLFLFLKFIKSKINFKNGSLFKIFMILYFLFRFLIEFVKPNGFYTVGLSSIQIACLLTFLYYYKYILQPKNLIAHA; from the coding sequence ATGACTTTTCCAGTAACATTTGATTTTTTTGGTAAAGAGTATAATGCTCATTTTATTTTTGAAACTTTAGCATTTTTTATTGCTTTCAGATATTACGTTTTATTGAAGAAACAAGAAGGTGATGAAATAAAGTCTATCAATAGATTAGTTATTATTTTAGGTGCAACTATTGGAGCATTAATTGGTTCAAGGTTTCTTGGAATATTAGAAAATCCAGTTGATATATTTAAATCAAGTTTTATTGATATTTATAAAAGTAAAACAATAATTGGTGGTTTAATTGGAGGTTTGATAAGTGTCGAATTTTTTAAGAAACTATTGAAAGAAAAAAAATCATCTGGAGATTTATTTGTTTTTCCATTGATACTTGGAATACTAATTGGGAGAGTTGGTTGTTTTTTTGCGGGAATATCTGAACCTACATACGGAATAGAAACTACTTTTTTTACAGGAATTGATTTAGGAGATGGATTACTTAGGCATCCTACAGCTTTGTATGAAATTCTATTTTTATTTACCCTATTTTTATTTTTGAAATTTATCAAATCAAAAATAAATTTTAAGAATGGAAGTCTATTCAAAATATTCATGATATTGTACTTTTTATTTAGATTTTTAATAGAGTTTGTTAAGCCAAATGGGTTTTATACAGTGGGTTTAAGTTCTATTCAAATTGCTTGTTTGCTTACATTTTTGTATTATTACAAATACATACTTCAACCAAAAAACTTAATTGCTCATGCCTGA
- a CDS encoding TonB-dependent receptor — protein MKLKIIFIIFIFLPLCSIAQESFRGMVMIQENGKISGLEGATVYWLDTDVGTTTNENGWYTIGYKPEYKKLVISFVGYQTDTIEVNSNKELHHLLKEGNELEAVEIETKRKSTSTSYLLTENTSRISSEELLKAACCNLSESFETNPSIDVNFSDAVTGTKQIQMLGLNSPYILIAQENIPTVRGASQAYGLTFTPGTWVESIQITKGAGSVVNGYESIAGQINAELVKPLTDNKFFLNAYGSNNGRVELNTHFNQKLSDKWSTGIYLHGNNRSKKIDSNDDNFLDVPLAKQINVMNRWQYQNAEKGWVSFLNLRYLSDEKQAGEINFDPDSDKFSTTIWGSEINTSRFDASLKLGYVFPEIPYQSFGFQTAFSNHKQESYYGLRTYDIEHQSVYSSLLFNSIIGDTRNKFKTGINFTYDKYKEFVSITDHSRVENSIGGFFEYTFDDLENFSLIAGIRADQHNKLDFFVTPRLHLRYAPWEKGVLRASIGRGKRSANIFAENQQLFASNRSVNIVENGGDIYGLEPEVAWNYGFSFLQGFNLFDQKGEVIFDYYKTDFTNQVVVDWENSEQISFYNIEGKSFANSFQTELSYNPFGNFDIKLSYKYYDVQTEYLSGKNEKPLIPKHRFFANLSYNTQKESESFWKFDATYNLVGRQRFPSTNESPSEFQRSAYSEKTNLLNLQVTKVFSRNFEMYLGGENITNTTQNNPIVSSENPFGSYFDSTMIYAPINGANYYLGLRYNLK, from the coding sequence ATGAAATTAAAAATCATATTTATAATATTTATTTTTTTACCGTTATGTTCAATTGCTCAGGAAAGTTTTAGAGGAATGGTCATGATTCAAGAAAATGGTAAAATAAGCGGGCTTGAAGGAGCCACAGTCTATTGGCTAGACACAGATGTAGGTACTACAACTAATGAAAATGGATGGTATACAATTGGATATAAACCTGAGTATAAGAAATTAGTTATAAGTTTTGTAGGTTATCAAACTGATACTATTGAAGTCAATTCAAATAAGGAGTTACATCACCTTTTAAAAGAAGGAAATGAATTAGAAGCAGTTGAAATTGAAACTAAGAGAAAGTCGACATCAACTTCTTATTTACTAACAGAAAACACTAGTAGAATAAGTAGTGAAGAACTTTTAAAAGCAGCATGTTGTAATCTATCTGAAAGTTTTGAAACCAATCCTTCTATTGATGTTAATTTTTCTGACGCTGTAACTGGTACAAAGCAAATTCAAATGTTAGGATTGAATAGTCCTTATATATTAATCGCTCAGGAAAATATTCCAACAGTTAGAGGTGCCTCACAAGCCTATGGACTTACATTTACTCCAGGCACATGGGTTGAAAGTATTCAAATAACCAAAGGTGCAGGTAGTGTTGTAAATGGTTATGAGAGTATTGCAGGTCAAATAAACGCTGAACTTGTTAAACCATTAACAGATAATAAGTTTTTCTTAAATGCTTATGGTTCTAATAATGGAAGAGTGGAATTAAACACTCATTTTAATCAGAAATTATCAGATAAATGGAGTACAGGAATCTATTTACATGGTAATAATCGCTCTAAGAAAATAGATTCTAATGACGATAATTTTCTAGATGTTCCATTAGCAAAACAAATTAATGTGATGAATAGATGGCAGTATCAAAATGCTGAAAAAGGTTGGGTTAGTTTCTTGAATTTAAGATATTTATCAGATGAAAAACAGGCTGGAGAAATTAATTTTGATCCAGATAGTGATAAGTTTTCGACAACCATTTGGGGGAGCGAAATCAACACTAGTAGGTTTGACGCCTCGTTAAAGTTGGGATATGTATTCCCCGAAATTCCATATCAAAGTTTTGGTTTCCAAACAGCCTTCAGTAATCACAAACAAGAATCTTATTATGGTTTAAGAACTTACGATATTGAGCATCAAAGTGTGTATTCAAGTTTATTGTTTAATTCAATAATTGGAGATACAAGAAATAAGTTTAAGACAGGGATTAATTTTACTTATGATAAGTATAAAGAGTTTGTAAGTATAACTGATCATAGTAGGGTTGAAAATTCCATTGGAGGTTTTTTTGAATATACATTTGATGACTTAGAAAATTTTAGTTTGATTGCTGGAATAAGGGCAGATCAACATAATAAACTTGATTTTTTTGTGACTCCTAGATTACATTTGAGATATGCTCCTTGGGAAAAAGGAGTATTAAGAGCATCTATAGGAAGAGGGAAAAGGAGTGCAAATATTTTTGCAGAAAACCAACAGTTATTTGCTTCAAATAGAAGTGTGAATATTGTTGAGAATGGAGGCGATATATATGGTCTTGAGCCAGAAGTTGCATGGAATTATGGGTTTAGTTTTTTACAAGGGTTTAATCTTTTTGATCAAAAAGGTGAAGTGATTTTTGATTATTATAAAACAGATTTTACAAATCAAGTAGTTGTGGATTGGGAAAATTCAGAGCAGATTTCTTTTTATAATATAGAAGGAAAAAGTTTTGCAAATAGTTTTCAAACTGAATTAAGTTATAATCCATTTGGAAATTTTGATATCAAACTTTCTTATAAATATTATGATGTTCAAACTGAATATTTATCAGGGAAAAACGAAAAACCTTTAATTCCGAAACACCGATTTTTTGCAAACCTAAGTTACAATACTCAAAAGGAATCTGAGAGTTTTTGGAAATTTGATGCAACCTATAATTTGGTTGGTAGACAACGCTTTCCTTCAACTAATGAAAGCCCATCAGAATTTCAAAGATCAGCATATTCTGAAAAAACAAATTTGTTAAATTTACAAGTAACTAAAGTTTTTTCTCGTAATTTTGAAATGTACTTAGGAGGAGAAAACATTACAAATACAACTCAAAATAATCCGATTGTATCTTCAGAAAATCCTTTTGGTTCATATTTTGATAGTACGATGATATACGCACCAATTAATGGGGCAAATTATTATTTAGGATTACGTTATAATTTAAAATGA
- the groL gene encoding chaperonin GroEL (60 kDa chaperone family; promotes refolding of misfolded polypeptides especially under stressful conditions; forms two stacked rings of heptamers to form a barrel-shaped 14mer; ends can be capped by GroES; misfolded proteins enter the barrel where they are refolded when GroES binds) yields the protein MAKDIKFDIEARDGLKRGVDALANAVKVTLGPKGRNVVIGKAFGGPSITKDGVSVAKEIELEDPLENMGAQMVKEVASKTNDLAGDGTTTATVLAQAIVKEGLKNVAAGANPMDLKRGIDKAVEAIVKDLQKQSQEVGNKSDKIKQVASISANNDETIGDLIAEAFGKVGKEGVITVEEAKGTQTYVDIVEGMQFDRGYLSPYFVTNTDKMLVDLENPYILLFEKKITSLKDLLPILEPVAQSGKPLLIIAEDVEGEALATLVMNKLRGALKIAAVKAPGFGDRRKAMLQDIAILTGGTVISEELGLSLEKTTLDMLGTAERVTIDKDNTTIVNGAGDGDTIKARVSQIKSQIETTTSDYDKEKLQERLAKLAGGVAVLYVGAASEVEMKEKKDRVDDALHATRAAVEEGIIAGGGVALVRAKSVLEKITTDNLDEVTGIKIVDRAIEEPLRQIVENTGKEGSVVVSKVLEGKGDFGYNAKTGEYVKMLKAGIIDPTKVTRVALENAASVSGMILTTECALVDIKEDAPAGGMPPMGGGMPGMM from the coding sequence ATGGCAAAAGATATAAAATTTGATATTGAAGCACGTGACGGTTTAAAACGTGGAGTTGATGCATTAGCAAATGCAGTAAAAGTAACTTTAGGACCAAAAGGTCGTAATGTTGTAATTGGAAAAGCCTTTGGCGGACCATCAATCACTAAAGATGGTGTTTCAGTTGCTAAAGAAATTGAATTAGAAGATCCATTAGAAAATATGGGAGCTCAAATGGTTAAAGAAGTTGCTTCTAAAACCAATGATCTTGCTGGTGACGGAACAACAACTGCAACTGTATTGGCGCAAGCAATTGTAAAAGAAGGATTAAAAAATGTTGCGGCTGGAGCAAATCCAATGGATTTAAAACGTGGAATTGATAAAGCAGTAGAAGCAATTGTAAAAGATTTACAAAAGCAATCTCAAGAAGTAGGAAACAAATCTGATAAGATTAAACAAGTTGCTTCAATTTCGGCTAATAATGACGAAACTATTGGTGATTTAATCGCTGAAGCTTTTGGAAAAGTTGGTAAAGAAGGAGTTATTACTGTTGAAGAAGCAAAAGGAACTCAAACATATGTTGATATTGTTGAAGGTATGCAATTTGATAGAGGTTATTTATCTCCTTACTTCGTAACAAATACAGATAAAATGTTGGTTGATTTAGAAAATCCTTACATTTTATTATTTGAGAAAAAAATTACTTCATTAAAAGATTTACTTCCAATTTTAGAGCCTGTTGCACAAAGTGGAAAGCCATTATTAATTATTGCTGAAGATGTTGAAGGTGAAGCTTTAGCAACATTAGTAATGAATAAATTACGTGGTGCTTTGAAAATTGCTGCTGTAAAAGCTCCTGGATTTGGAGATAGAAGAAAAGCAATGTTACAAGATATCGCTATCTTAACTGGAGGTACAGTAATTTCTGAAGAACTTGGTTTATCATTAGAAAAAACTACTTTAGATATGCTAGGAACCGCTGAAAGAGTAACAATTGATAAAGACAATACAACTATTGTAAATGGTGCCGGTGATGGAGATACAATTAAAGCTAGAGTATCACAAATTAAATCTCAAATTGAAACTACAACATCAGACTACGATAAAGAAAAGTTACAAGAGCGTTTGGCTAAATTAGCTGGGGGTGTTGCTGTACTTTATGTTGGTGCTGCAAGTGAAGTTGAAATGAAAGAAAAGAAAGATCGTGTTGATGATGCTTTACATGCTACAAGAGCAGCTGTTGAAGAAGGAATTATTGCTGGTGGTGGTGTTGCTCTTGTAAGAGCGAAATCTGTATTAGAAAAAATAACTACAGATAATCTTGATGAAGTAACTGGAATTAAAATAGTTGATAGAGCAATTGAAGAACCATTACGTCAAATTGTTGAAAATACAGGCAAAGAAGGATCGGTAGTTGTTTCTAAAGTATTAGAAGGAAAAGGAGATTTTGGTTATAATGCAAAAACTGGCGAATATGTAAAAATGCTAAAAGCTGGTATTATTGACCCTACTAAAGTAACTCGTGTTGCACTTGAAAACGCAGCATCAGTTTCTGGAATGATTTTAACTACAGAATGTGCTTTAGTTGATATTAAAGAAGATGCTCCTGCTGGTGGAATGCCTCCAATGGGTGGTGGAATGCCAGGAATGATGTAA